A section of the Primulina eburnea isolate SZY01 chromosome 1, ASM2296580v1, whole genome shotgun sequence genome encodes:
- the LOC140807354 gene encoding uncharacterized protein, with the protein METFSTLRFYGLKFNPQKCIFGVKSGKFLGYMVTERGIEANPEKVQAIQDMVSPRGPKDVQQLTGRIATLARFISRSTHRILPFFRTLRKAKKFEWDPACEKAFEELKKYLAELPVLAKPDAGEPLWIYLSATEEAVSSVLVKLEGSTQQPVFYVSHALKGVEIRYSGLEKLALALVMTARRLRPYFVSHPIVVLTNIPLDRILTHSDMSGHLVKWTTELGEYGIQYEPRTAIKAQAFADFLAETVHHENEDPWKVYVDGSSSKDGSGVGVVPISPAGVEVNLAVRFDFRASNNEAEYEAVLAGLRAARNVGATRVLIFSDSQLVAQQMKGIYDVKDEKLIEYAREVDRVREKLTEITFEQIPRKENEKADTLAKMAGTMGSWKTRDVVFQVELTPHTSPPAVEQEEDWKTGIIVYLKEGKLPANPREVRKLKANCSHYVMIGEVLYRTSFAGPLLRCLSYQEADYVLREVHEGFCGNHLGAYALARKVMLAGYAWPSVL; encoded by the coding sequence ATGGAGACCTTTTCCACCCTCAGGTTTTATGGGTTGAAGTTTAATCCTCAAAAATGTATCTTTGGGGTGAAAAGTGGGAAGTTTCTGGGTTATATGGTGACAGAGAGGGGGATTGAAGCTAACCCCGAGAAAGTTCAAGCTATCCAAGATATGGTCTCTCCCCGGGGACCTAAAGATGTTCAGCAGTTGACAGGGAGGATTGCTACCTTGGCACGTTTTATCTCGAGATCCACCCATAGAATCTTACCGTTCTTCCGGACTTTGAGAAAGGCGAAAAAATTTGAATGGGATCCAGCCTGCGAGAAAGCGTTTGAAGAATTGAAAAAATACCTTGCTGAGCTGCCTGTCCTGGCCAAACCGGATGCAGGCGAGCCTTTGTGGATATATTTATCTGCCACCGAGGAAGCTGTGAGTTCGGTCCTTGTCAAGTTGGAGGGGTCGACTCAACAGCCGGTCTTTTATGTTTCGCATGCACTCAAGGGGGTAGAGATCAGATATTCAGGGTTGGAAAAATTGGCTTTGGCTTTAGTGATGACAGCGAGGCGCTTGAGACCCTATTTCGTATCTCATCCAATTGTGGTGCTAACTAACATTCCATTGGACAGAATCCTCACTCATTCCGATATGTCTGGCCATTTGGTAAAATGGACTACTGAGCTGGGAGAGTATGGCATCCAATATGAACCAAGAACAGCTATCAAAGCACAAGCCTTTGCCGATTTTCTGGCTGAGACTGTGCATCATGAGAATGAAGACCCTTGGAAGGTATATGTGGATGGTTCCTCGTCGAAGGATGGAAGTGGGGTGGGAGTAGTACCGATTTCACCAGCTGGGGTGGAAGTGAATTTGGCTGTAAGGTTTGACTTCCGAGCATCCAATAATGAGGCAGAGTATGAGGCTGTGTTGGCAGGACTTCGAGCAGCCAGAAATGTGGGAGCTACCCGGGTACTTATTTTTTCTGACTCACAGTTGGTAGCACAACAAATGAAGGGGATTTATGATGTGAAAGATGAGAAGCTTATTGAGTATGCTCGAGAAGTGGACAGAGTCAGAGAGAAATTAACAGAGATTACATTTGAACAGATTCCcaggaaagaaaatgaaaaggCAGACACTCTAGCCAAAATGGCAGGAACAATGGGAAGTTGGAAGACTAGAGATGTGGTCTTTCAAGTTGAACTCACACCTCACACGAGTCCACCCGCAGTTGAACAGGAGGAGGATTGGAAGACTGGCATAATTGTTTACCTGAAAGAGGGAAAGCTTCCTGCTAACCCTCGCGAAGTTCGTAAGTTGAAAGCAAATTGTTCGCATTATGTGATGATCGGAGAAGTGTTGTATAGAACGTCTTTTGCAGGGCCGCTTCTTCGGTGCTTGAGTTACCAAGAGGCTGATTATGTGCTCCGAGAAGTTCACGAGGGATTTTGCGGAAATCATTTAGGGGCTTATGCGTTGGCGAGAAAAGTGATGCTCGCCGGTTATGCTTGGCCCTCTGTGCTGTAG
- the LOC140807361 gene encoding uncharacterized protein, translating to MAGDWRILKYLWVRTYPQDPVISFGPDDLRGIVAPHNNALVVTTTVSNYDVAQIFIDNGSSVNIMFKSTLDQMKVEGFEFEPISTPLYGFAGHAIPLLGQIVLPLSLGHEPRRVTKMTTFTVVDTPSAYNGILGRPALKDFRAVASTYHQKLKFSVEKEVGVLCGDQRIARRCYEGIVKE from the coding sequence ATGGCAGGAGATTggagaattttgaaatatctatGGGTGCGGACTTACCCCCAAGATCCTGTCATCAGTTTTGGACCAGATGACCTCCGAGGCATTGTGGCTCCTCATAACAATGCCTTGGTGGTAACGACCACTGTTTCCAATTACGATGTGGCACAAATCtttattgataatggaagctcTGTTAATATCATGTTCAAGAGCACTCTGGATCAGATGAAGGTGGAGGGATTTGAGTTCGAGCCAATCTCTACTCCTCTATATGGATTTGCAGGACATGCCATCCCGCTGCTCGGTCAGATTGTCCTTCCTCTATCTTTGGGACATGAGCCTCGGCGGGTAACAAAGATGACAACATTTACTGTGGTGGACACCCCATCTGCTTACAATGGAATTCTGGGGCGACCAGCCCTAAAGGATTTCAGAGCTGTAGCGTCCACGTATCATCAGAAGTTGAAGTTTTCTGTAGAGAAGGAGGTTGGAGTCTTATGCGGGGACCAGAGGATCGCGCGTCGGTGTTATGAGGGGATAGTGAAAGAATAG